A genomic window from Glycine max cultivar Williams 82 chromosome 17, Glycine_max_v4.0, whole genome shotgun sequence includes:
- the LOC100792795 gene encoding transcription initiation factor TFIID subunit 2 isoform X2 produces MSINWMFQLLQGGYLWLLPHLKFFLITNLALYHICVLCLICQRCGIQWIFSTVPSVGFLLVSSCYKDYLSVDFPFDSYTQVFIEPEMAVSSLSLGASMSVFSSQVLFDEKVIDQTIDTRVKLAYALARQWFGVYITPEAPNDEWLLDGLAGFLTDFFIKKHLGNNEARYRRYKANCAVCKVDNGGATALSCSASCKDLYGTQCIGLYGKIRSWKSVAALQMLEKQMGPESFRRILQTIVSRAQDKTRSIKTLSTKEFRHFANKVGNLERPFLKDFFPRWVGSCGCPVLRMGFSYNKRKNMVELAVLRGCTALQTSNTSILDINPDTETRDGDTGWPGMMSIRVYELDGMYDHPILPMAGDAWQLLEIQCHSKLAARRFQKPKKGLKLDGSDDNGDVPSMDMRSNTESPLLWIRADPDMEYLAEVHFNQPVQMWINQLEKDKDVIAQAQAIAALEASPQLSFSIVNALNNFLSDSKAFWRVRIEAAFALANSASEETDFSGLLHLMKFYKSRRFDTDIGLPKPNDFHDFAEYFVLEAIPHAVAMVRAADKKSPREAIEFVLQLLKYNDNNGNPYSDVFWLAALVQSVGELEFGQQSILLLSSLLKRIDRLLQFDSLMPSYNGILTISCIRTLTQIALKLSGFIPLDRVYGLVKPFRDIKALWQVRIEASRALLDLEFHCKGMDSALLLFIKYIEEEHSLRGQLKLATHVMRLCQMRDGLNSNDEITSQTLVSMLNLLEGRIAFNNAFLRHYLFCILQILARRHPTLHGIPRENRMLHMSLTEASNYQKNMLALDSESKPLDLPSSIDDLTQNLGPTMEGLRDALDEAPKDQPCEAPTQVHLEALKEASLEKPKEVFTEFPQEAPIEAPNEISKEADTVSNSHERKRPIKIKVKQSSATSRADTDNQVVERSLGGRNEMDHGASSSVSVDAPQRNFAETVSISNHNIDEVNSWHDRGSRMTASIGSAKFLSDGDELVKELQCTADSSIVYSQPQPEDPSSSSIIQDNNIDADARRYASLQTLSVARFDPDGEPLGKEISARGKEKHKSKEKKRKRESNKGHHDDPEYLERKRLKKEKKRREKELAKLQSDEAKRSSIDMSSKKEEPVVDVVARQVTSVEPTGYDSKLEIKKIDTTKPEPSEGTSGAPKIRIKIKNRMLSKP; encoded by the exons ATGTCTATAAACTGGATGTTCCAGTTGCTGCAAGGTGGATATCTTTGGCTGTTGCCCCATTTGAAATTCTTCCTGATCACCAATTTAGCCTTATATCACATATGTGTTCTCTGCCTAATCTGTCAAAGATGCGGAATACAGTGGATTTTTTCCACAGTGCCTTCAG TTGGATTTTTATTGGTGAGCAGCTGCTATAAGGATTATCTTTCTGTAGACTTCCCATTTGACTCATATACACAAGTTTTCATAGAGCCAGAGATGGCAGTGTCTTCATTGAGTTTAGGAGCCTCTATGAGTGTATTTAGTTCTCAAGTTTTGTTTGATGAGAAGGTTATTGACCAG ACTATTGATACAAGGGTAAAACTTGCATATGCTCTCGCAAGACAGTGGTTTGGTGTGTACATCACTCCTGAGGCACCAAATGATG AGTGGCTCTTGGATGGACTTGCTGGTTTCTTgacagatttttttattaagaaacatTTGGGAAATAATGAGGCACGGTACAGGAGATACaag GCAAATTGTGCTGTTTGCAAAGTTGATAATGGTGGAGCGACAGCTTTGAGCTGTTCAGCTTCCTGTAAAGATTTATATGGAACTCAGTGCATTGGTTTGTATGGAAAAATAAGATCATGGAAGTCT GTGGCAGCTCTTCAGATGTTGGAAAAACAAATGGGTCCTGAATCTTTTCGTAGA ATTTTGCAAACTATAGTTTCTCGTGCTCAAGATAAAACTCGTTCCATAAAGACTCTTAGTACTAAGGAG TTTCGACATTTTGCTAACAAGGTTGGGAATCTTGAACGCCCATTTCTTAAAGATTTCTTTCCTCGGTGGGTTGGTTCTTGTGGATGTCCTGTTTTAAG GATGGGGTTTTCCTATAATAAAAGGAAGAATATGGTTGAATTGGCTGTGCTGCGGGGATGTACAGCATTGCAGACTTCAAATACATCCATTCTTGATATTAATCCAGATACAGAAACTCGAGATGGAGATACTGGATGGCCTGGTATGATGAGCATCAGGGTATATGAACTTGATGGTATGTATGACCATCCAATTCTACCAATGGCTGGAGATGCATGGCAACTATTGGAAATACAATGCCACTCAAAGCTTGCTGCTAGACGCTTTCAGAAGCCCAAGAAAGGTTTAAAACTTGATGGGTCTGATGATAATGGTGATGTGCCTTCCATGGATATGCGttcaaa TACCGAGTCCCCTTTATTATGGATTAGAGCAGATCCTGATATGGAGTACCTTGCTgaggttcattttaaccaaccAGTTCAGATGTGG ATCAATCAATTAGAGAAGGACAAAGATGTTATTGCTCAGGCACAAGCAATTGCAGCCCTTGAGGCATCCCCACAGCTATCATTTTCTATTGTTAATGCCCTAAATAATTTTCTCAGTGACTCCAAG GCTTTTTGGAGAGTACGGATCGAAGCGGCATTTGCATTGGCAAATTCAGCATCTGAG GAAACTGATTTTTCTGGTCTACTCCATCTGATGAAATTTTACAAGAGTCGAAGGTTTGATACTGACATTGGACTGCCAAA GCCAAACGATTTTCATGACTTTGCCGAGTATTTTGTTCTTGAG GCTATTCCACATGCTGTTGCTATGGTTAGAGCTGCTGACAAGAAAAGCCCAAGAGAGGCTATCGAGTTTGTTTTACAGCTATTGAAG TACAATGACAACAATGGGAACCCTTACTCAGATGTATTCTGGCTTGCTGCATTAGTCCAGTCAGTTGGTGAGCTTGAGTTTGGGCAACAG AGTATTCTCTTACTGTCATCACTCCTCAAACGCATTGACCGGCTTCTACAATTTGATAG TCTCATGCCAAGCTACAATGGAATCTTGACTATCAGTTGTATCCGGACATTGACCCAGATTGCATTAAAGCTTTCAGGGTTCATTCCTCTT GATCGAGTTTATGGACTTGTAAAGCCTTTTCGGGACATAAAGGCATTGTGGCAAGTTCGAATTGAAGCAAGTAGAGCACTCCTTGATCTTGAATTCCACTGCAAGGGCATGGATTCAGCTTtgcttttatttatcaaatacatAGAGGAGGAGCATTCCTTAAGAG GGCAGTTAAAACTAGCCACCCATGTTATGAGGCTATGTCAGATGAGAGATGGATTGAATTCAAATGACGAAATTACAAGCCAAACTCTTGTCTCTATGCTTAATTTACTGGAAGGGCGTATAGCTTTTAATAATGCCTTTCTCCGGCATTACTTGTTCTGCATATTACAAATACTTGCAAGAAG ACACCCAACTCTTCATGGGATTCCCAGAGAAAATAGAATGCTGCATATGAGTCTTACAGAAGCTAGTAACTATCAAAAGAACATGCTTGCTCTTGATTCAGAAAGCAAACCTTTGGATCTGCCAAGCTCTATTGATGATCTTACACAAAATTTGGGCCCGACAATGGAGGGCTTGAGGGACGCACTTGATGAAGCTCCTAAGGACCAACCTTGTGAAGCTCCCACACAGGTGCACCTTGAAGCTCTAAAGGAAGCGTCCCTTGAGAAGCCCAAAGAGGTATTTACTGAATTTCCCCAGGAAGCACCAATTGAAGCTCCAAATGAAATTTCTAAGGAGGCTGATACTGTATCCAATAGCCATGAAAGAAAGAGACCCATTAAAATCAAGGTCAAACAATCTTCTGCCACCAGTAGGGCTGATACTGATAATCAGGTGGTTGAACGTTCTTTAGGTGGTCGTAATGAAATGGATCATGGAGCTAGCAGTTCAGTTTCTGTAGATGCACCCCAGAGGAATTTTGCTGAGACTGTTAGCATCAGTAATCACAATATTGATGAAGTTAATTCTTGGCATGATCGCGGTTCACGCATGACTGCCAGCATTGGTAGTGCAAAGTTTTTGAGTGATGGTGATGAATTGGTCAAAGAACTCCAGTGCACTGCTGATTCAAGTATAGTTTATTCACAACCTCAGCCAGAAGATCCATCATCATCCAGTATTATCCAGGATAACAATATAGATGCTGATGCACGACGATATGCCAGCCTTCAAACTCTTTCAGTTGCAAGATTTGATCCTGACGGAGAACCATTAGGTAAAGAAATTTCTGCTCGGGGGAAAGAAAAGCACAAAAGCAAGGAAAAGAAACGGAAACGGGAAAGTAATAAAGGACACCATGATGATCCAGAGTATTTGGAGCGCAAACgattaaagaaagagaaaaaacgtAGGGAAAAAGAACTGGCAAAACTTCAGAGTGATGAAGCGAAGAGATCCTCCATAGATATGTCAAGCAAGAAAGAGGAGCCTGTAGTGGACGTTGTTGCTAGACAGGTTACATCTGTTGAACCCACTGGATATGATtctaaattagaaataaaaaagatagataCCACCAAACCGGAGCCATCTGAAGGCACATCTGGTGCACCAAAAattcgaattaaaattaaaaaccgaATGCTCAGCAAGCCCTAG
- the LOC100792795 gene encoding transcription initiation factor TFIID subunit 2 isoform X1: protein MAKPRKPKNNEDPKPENSGAVVHHQKLCLSIDIDKRQVHGYTELEIAVPEIGIVGLHAENLGIESVCVDGEPTEFEYYPHHQQQGEDEKRFSSVCSPSSAADAAVSVYMSALEKELVPNLLINCCKPSKAESEQQQEQQPTSENGFHSSAEPKQNVRTVRIDYWIEKAETGIHFRNNLLHTDNQIRRARCWFPCIDDNSQRCCYDLEFTVAYNLVAVSTGSLLYQVLSKDNPPQKTYVYKLDVPVAARWISLAVAPFEILPDHQFSLISHMCSLPNLSKMRNTVDFFHSAFSCYKDYLSVDFPFDSYTQVFIEPEMAVSSLSLGASMSVFSSQVLFDEKVIDQTIDTRVKLAYALARQWFGVYITPEAPNDEWLLDGLAGFLTDFFIKKHLGNNEARYRRYKANCAVCKVDNGGATALSCSASCKDLYGTQCIGLYGKIRSWKSVAALQMLEKQMGPESFRRILQTIVSRAQDKTRSIKTLSTKEFRHFANKVGNLERPFLKDFFPRWVGSCGCPVLRMGFSYNKRKNMVELAVLRGCTALQTSNTSILDINPDTETRDGDTGWPGMMSIRVYELDGMYDHPILPMAGDAWQLLEIQCHSKLAARRFQKPKKGLKLDGSDDNGDVPSMDMRSNTESPLLWIRADPDMEYLAEVHFNQPVQMWINQLEKDKDVIAQAQAIAALEASPQLSFSIVNALNNFLSDSKAFWRVRIEAAFALANSASEETDFSGLLHLMKFYKSRRFDTDIGLPKPNDFHDFAEYFVLEAIPHAVAMVRAADKKSPREAIEFVLQLLKYNDNNGNPYSDVFWLAALVQSVGELEFGQQSILLLSSLLKRIDRLLQFDSLMPSYNGILTISCIRTLTQIALKLSGFIPLDRVYGLVKPFRDIKALWQVRIEASRALLDLEFHCKGMDSALLLFIKYIEEEHSLRGQLKLATHVMRLCQMRDGLNSNDEITSQTLVSMLNLLEGRIAFNNAFLRHYLFCILQILARRHPTLHGIPRENRMLHMSLTEASNYQKNMLALDSESKPLDLPSSIDDLTQNLGPTMEGLRDALDEAPKDQPCEAPTQVHLEALKEASLEKPKEVFTEFPQEAPIEAPNEISKEADTVSNSHERKRPIKIKVKQSSATSRADTDNQVVERSLGGRNEMDHGASSSVSVDAPQRNFAETVSISNHNIDEVNSWHDRGSRMTASIGSAKFLSDGDELVKELQCTADSSIVYSQPQPEDPSSSSIIQDNNIDADARRYASLQTLSVARFDPDGEPLGKEISARGKEKHKSKEKKRKRESNKGHHDDPEYLERKRLKKEKKRREKELAKLQSDEAKRSSIDMSSKKEEPVVDVVARQVTSVEPTGYDSKLEIKKIDTTKPEPSEGTSGAPKIRIKIKNRMLSKP from the exons ATGGCGAAGCCTCGCAAGCCCAAGAACAACGAAGACCCGAAGCCCGAAAACTCCGGCGCCGTAGTTCACCACCAAAAGCTATGCCTCTCCATCGACATCGACAAACGCCAAGTCCACGG GTACACTGAATTGGAGATTGCGGTGCCTGAGATTGGGATCGTAGGGTTGCACGCGGAGAATTTAGGGATTGAGAGTGTTTGTGTTGACGGCGAGCCAACGGAGTTCGAGTATTACCCGCACCATCAGCAGCAGGGGGAGGATGAGAAGAGGTTTAGCTCCGTGTGTTCTCCTAGCTCTGCTGCCGATGCTGCTGTCTCAGTGTACATGTCCGCTCTTGAGAAGGAATTGGTTCCCAATTTGCTCATTAATTGTTGCAAACCTTCCAAGGCTGAAAGTGAACAACAGCAGGAGCAACAACCCACTTCTGAGAACGGGTTTCACTCTTCGGCTGAGCCCAAGCAG AATGTGAGAACTGTTCGTATTGACTATTGGATAGAGAAGGCAGAGACAGGAATACACTTCAGAAATAATCTTCTTCATACTGATAATCAGATAAGGAGAGCAAGGTGTTGGTTCCCATGTATAGATGACAATTCACAACGATGCTG CTATGACCTGGAGTTCACAGTAGCATACAATCTTGTGGCTGTCAGTACAGGAAGCTTGCTTTATCAG GTCTTAAGCAAGGACAATCCTCCTCAGAAAACTTATGTCTATAAACTGGATGTTCCAGTTGCTGCAAGGTGGATATCTTTGGCTGTTGCCCCATTTGAAATTCTTCCTGATCACCAATTTAGCCTTATATCACATATGTGTTCTCTGCCTAATCTGTCAAAGATGCGGAATACAGTGGATTTTTTCCACAGTGCCTTCAG CTGCTATAAGGATTATCTTTCTGTAGACTTCCCATTTGACTCATATACACAAGTTTTCATAGAGCCAGAGATGGCAGTGTCTTCATTGAGTTTAGGAGCCTCTATGAGTGTATTTAGTTCTCAAGTTTTGTTTGATGAGAAGGTTATTGACCAG ACTATTGATACAAGGGTAAAACTTGCATATGCTCTCGCAAGACAGTGGTTTGGTGTGTACATCACTCCTGAGGCACCAAATGATG AGTGGCTCTTGGATGGACTTGCTGGTTTCTTgacagatttttttattaagaaacatTTGGGAAATAATGAGGCACGGTACAGGAGATACaag GCAAATTGTGCTGTTTGCAAAGTTGATAATGGTGGAGCGACAGCTTTGAGCTGTTCAGCTTCCTGTAAAGATTTATATGGAACTCAGTGCATTGGTTTGTATGGAAAAATAAGATCATGGAAGTCT GTGGCAGCTCTTCAGATGTTGGAAAAACAAATGGGTCCTGAATCTTTTCGTAGA ATTTTGCAAACTATAGTTTCTCGTGCTCAAGATAAAACTCGTTCCATAAAGACTCTTAGTACTAAGGAG TTTCGACATTTTGCTAACAAGGTTGGGAATCTTGAACGCCCATTTCTTAAAGATTTCTTTCCTCGGTGGGTTGGTTCTTGTGGATGTCCTGTTTTAAG GATGGGGTTTTCCTATAATAAAAGGAAGAATATGGTTGAATTGGCTGTGCTGCGGGGATGTACAGCATTGCAGACTTCAAATACATCCATTCTTGATATTAATCCAGATACAGAAACTCGAGATGGAGATACTGGATGGCCTGGTATGATGAGCATCAGGGTATATGAACTTGATGGTATGTATGACCATCCAATTCTACCAATGGCTGGAGATGCATGGCAACTATTGGAAATACAATGCCACTCAAAGCTTGCTGCTAGACGCTTTCAGAAGCCCAAGAAAGGTTTAAAACTTGATGGGTCTGATGATAATGGTGATGTGCCTTCCATGGATATGCGttcaaa TACCGAGTCCCCTTTATTATGGATTAGAGCAGATCCTGATATGGAGTACCTTGCTgaggttcattttaaccaaccAGTTCAGATGTGG ATCAATCAATTAGAGAAGGACAAAGATGTTATTGCTCAGGCACAAGCAATTGCAGCCCTTGAGGCATCCCCACAGCTATCATTTTCTATTGTTAATGCCCTAAATAATTTTCTCAGTGACTCCAAG GCTTTTTGGAGAGTACGGATCGAAGCGGCATTTGCATTGGCAAATTCAGCATCTGAG GAAACTGATTTTTCTGGTCTACTCCATCTGATGAAATTTTACAAGAGTCGAAGGTTTGATACTGACATTGGACTGCCAAA GCCAAACGATTTTCATGACTTTGCCGAGTATTTTGTTCTTGAG GCTATTCCACATGCTGTTGCTATGGTTAGAGCTGCTGACAAGAAAAGCCCAAGAGAGGCTATCGAGTTTGTTTTACAGCTATTGAAG TACAATGACAACAATGGGAACCCTTACTCAGATGTATTCTGGCTTGCTGCATTAGTCCAGTCAGTTGGTGAGCTTGAGTTTGGGCAACAG AGTATTCTCTTACTGTCATCACTCCTCAAACGCATTGACCGGCTTCTACAATTTGATAG TCTCATGCCAAGCTACAATGGAATCTTGACTATCAGTTGTATCCGGACATTGACCCAGATTGCATTAAAGCTTTCAGGGTTCATTCCTCTT GATCGAGTTTATGGACTTGTAAAGCCTTTTCGGGACATAAAGGCATTGTGGCAAGTTCGAATTGAAGCAAGTAGAGCACTCCTTGATCTTGAATTCCACTGCAAGGGCATGGATTCAGCTTtgcttttatttatcaaatacatAGAGGAGGAGCATTCCTTAAGAG GGCAGTTAAAACTAGCCACCCATGTTATGAGGCTATGTCAGATGAGAGATGGATTGAATTCAAATGACGAAATTACAAGCCAAACTCTTGTCTCTATGCTTAATTTACTGGAAGGGCGTATAGCTTTTAATAATGCCTTTCTCCGGCATTACTTGTTCTGCATATTACAAATACTTGCAAGAAG ACACCCAACTCTTCATGGGATTCCCAGAGAAAATAGAATGCTGCATATGAGTCTTACAGAAGCTAGTAACTATCAAAAGAACATGCTTGCTCTTGATTCAGAAAGCAAACCTTTGGATCTGCCAAGCTCTATTGATGATCTTACACAAAATTTGGGCCCGACAATGGAGGGCTTGAGGGACGCACTTGATGAAGCTCCTAAGGACCAACCTTGTGAAGCTCCCACACAGGTGCACCTTGAAGCTCTAAAGGAAGCGTCCCTTGAGAAGCCCAAAGAGGTATTTACTGAATTTCCCCAGGAAGCACCAATTGAAGCTCCAAATGAAATTTCTAAGGAGGCTGATACTGTATCCAATAGCCATGAAAGAAAGAGACCCATTAAAATCAAGGTCAAACAATCTTCTGCCACCAGTAGGGCTGATACTGATAATCAGGTGGTTGAACGTTCTTTAGGTGGTCGTAATGAAATGGATCATGGAGCTAGCAGTTCAGTTTCTGTAGATGCACCCCAGAGGAATTTTGCTGAGACTGTTAGCATCAGTAATCACAATATTGATGAAGTTAATTCTTGGCATGATCGCGGTTCACGCATGACTGCCAGCATTGGTAGTGCAAAGTTTTTGAGTGATGGTGATGAATTGGTCAAAGAACTCCAGTGCACTGCTGATTCAAGTATAGTTTATTCACAACCTCAGCCAGAAGATCCATCATCATCCAGTATTATCCAGGATAACAATATAGATGCTGATGCACGACGATATGCCAGCCTTCAAACTCTTTCAGTTGCAAGATTTGATCCTGACGGAGAACCATTAGGTAAAGAAATTTCTGCTCGGGGGAAAGAAAAGCACAAAAGCAAGGAAAAGAAACGGAAACGGGAAAGTAATAAAGGACACCATGATGATCCAGAGTATTTGGAGCGCAAACgattaaagaaagagaaaaaacgtAGGGAAAAAGAACTGGCAAAACTTCAGAGTGATGAAGCGAAGAGATCCTCCATAGATATGTCAAGCAAGAAAGAGGAGCCTGTAGTGGACGTTGTTGCTAGACAGGTTACATCTGTTGAACCCACTGGATATGATtctaaattagaaataaaaaagatagataCCACCAAACCGGAGCCATCTGAAGGCACATCTGGTGCACCAAAAattcgaattaaaattaaaaaccgaATGCTCAGCAAGCCCTAG
- the LOC100792795 gene encoding transcription initiation factor TFIID subunit 2 isoform X3, with protein MAKPRKPKNNEDPKPENSGAVVHHQKLCLSIDIDKRQVHGYTELEIAVPEIGIVGLHAENLGIESVCVDGEPTEFEYYPHHQQQGEDEKRFSSVCSPSSAADAAVSVYMSALEKELVPNLLINCCKPSKAESEQQQEQQPTSENGFHSSAEPKQNVRTVRIDYWIEKAETGIHFRNNLLHTDNQIRRARCWFPCIDDNSQRCCYDLEFTVAYNLVAVSTGSLLYQVLSKDNPPQKTYVYKLDVPVAARWISLAVAPFEILPDHQFSLISHMCSLPNLSKMRNTVDFFHSAFSCYKDYLSVDFPFDSYTQVFIEPEMAVSSLSLGASMSVFSSQVLFDEKVIDQTIDTRVKLAYALARQWFGVYITPEAPNDEWLLDGLAGFLTDFFIKKHLGNNEARYRRYKANCAVCKVDNGGATALSCSASCKDLYGTQCIGLYGKIRSWKSVAALQMLEKQMGPESFRRILQTIVSRAQDKTRSIKTLSTKEFRHFANKVGNLERPFLKDFFPRWVGSCGCPVLRMGFSYNKRKNMVELAVLRGCTALQTSNTSILDINPDTETRDGDTGWPGMMSIRVYELDGMYDHPILPMAGDAWQLLEIQCHSKLAARRFQKPKKGLKLDGSDDNGDVPSMDMRSNTESPLLWIRADPDMEYLAEVHFNQPVQMWINQLEKDKDVIAQAQAIAALEASPQLSFSIVNALNNFLSDSKAFWRVRIEAAFALANSASEETDFSGLLHLMKFYKSRRFDTDIGLPKPNDFHDFAEYFVLEAIPHAVAMVRAADKKSPREAIEFVLQLLKYNDNNGNPYSDVFWLAALVQSVGELEFGQQSILLLSSLLKRIDRLLQFDSLMPSYNGILTISCIRTLTQIALKLSGFIPLDRVYGLVKPFRDIKALWQVRIEASRALLDLEFHCKGMDSALLLFIKYIEEEHSLRVKTSHPCYEAMSDERWIEFK; from the exons ATGGCGAAGCCTCGCAAGCCCAAGAACAACGAAGACCCGAAGCCCGAAAACTCCGGCGCCGTAGTTCACCACCAAAAGCTATGCCTCTCCATCGACATCGACAAACGCCAAGTCCACGG GTACACTGAATTGGAGATTGCGGTGCCTGAGATTGGGATCGTAGGGTTGCACGCGGAGAATTTAGGGATTGAGAGTGTTTGTGTTGACGGCGAGCCAACGGAGTTCGAGTATTACCCGCACCATCAGCAGCAGGGGGAGGATGAGAAGAGGTTTAGCTCCGTGTGTTCTCCTAGCTCTGCTGCCGATGCTGCTGTCTCAGTGTACATGTCCGCTCTTGAGAAGGAATTGGTTCCCAATTTGCTCATTAATTGTTGCAAACCTTCCAAGGCTGAAAGTGAACAACAGCAGGAGCAACAACCCACTTCTGAGAACGGGTTTCACTCTTCGGCTGAGCCCAAGCAG AATGTGAGAACTGTTCGTATTGACTATTGGATAGAGAAGGCAGAGACAGGAATACACTTCAGAAATAATCTTCTTCATACTGATAATCAGATAAGGAGAGCAAGGTGTTGGTTCCCATGTATAGATGACAATTCACAACGATGCTG CTATGACCTGGAGTTCACAGTAGCATACAATCTTGTGGCTGTCAGTACAGGAAGCTTGCTTTATCAG GTCTTAAGCAAGGACAATCCTCCTCAGAAAACTTATGTCTATAAACTGGATGTTCCAGTTGCTGCAAGGTGGATATCTTTGGCTGTTGCCCCATTTGAAATTCTTCCTGATCACCAATTTAGCCTTATATCACATATGTGTTCTCTGCCTAATCTGTCAAAGATGCGGAATACAGTGGATTTTTTCCACAGTGCCTTCAG CTGCTATAAGGATTATCTTTCTGTAGACTTCCCATTTGACTCATATACACAAGTTTTCATAGAGCCAGAGATGGCAGTGTCTTCATTGAGTTTAGGAGCCTCTATGAGTGTATTTAGTTCTCAAGTTTTGTTTGATGAGAAGGTTATTGACCAG ACTATTGATACAAGGGTAAAACTTGCATATGCTCTCGCAAGACAGTGGTTTGGTGTGTACATCACTCCTGAGGCACCAAATGATG AGTGGCTCTTGGATGGACTTGCTGGTTTCTTgacagatttttttattaagaaacatTTGGGAAATAATGAGGCACGGTACAGGAGATACaag GCAAATTGTGCTGTTTGCAAAGTTGATAATGGTGGAGCGACAGCTTTGAGCTGTTCAGCTTCCTGTAAAGATTTATATGGAACTCAGTGCATTGGTTTGTATGGAAAAATAAGATCATGGAAGTCT GTGGCAGCTCTTCAGATGTTGGAAAAACAAATGGGTCCTGAATCTTTTCGTAGA ATTTTGCAAACTATAGTTTCTCGTGCTCAAGATAAAACTCGTTCCATAAAGACTCTTAGTACTAAGGAG TTTCGACATTTTGCTAACAAGGTTGGGAATCTTGAACGCCCATTTCTTAAAGATTTCTTTCCTCGGTGGGTTGGTTCTTGTGGATGTCCTGTTTTAAG GATGGGGTTTTCCTATAATAAAAGGAAGAATATGGTTGAATTGGCTGTGCTGCGGGGATGTACAGCATTGCAGACTTCAAATACATCCATTCTTGATATTAATCCAGATACAGAAACTCGAGATGGAGATACTGGATGGCCTGGTATGATGAGCATCAGGGTATATGAACTTGATGGTATGTATGACCATCCAATTCTACCAATGGCTGGAGATGCATGGCAACTATTGGAAATACAATGCCACTCAAAGCTTGCTGCTAGACGCTTTCAGAAGCCCAAGAAAGGTTTAAAACTTGATGGGTCTGATGATAATGGTGATGTGCCTTCCATGGATATGCGttcaaa TACCGAGTCCCCTTTATTATGGATTAGAGCAGATCCTGATATGGAGTACCTTGCTgaggttcattttaaccaaccAGTTCAGATGTGG ATCAATCAATTAGAGAAGGACAAAGATGTTATTGCTCAGGCACAAGCAATTGCAGCCCTTGAGGCATCCCCACAGCTATCATTTTCTATTGTTAATGCCCTAAATAATTTTCTCAGTGACTCCAAG GCTTTTTGGAGAGTACGGATCGAAGCGGCATTTGCATTGGCAAATTCAGCATCTGAG GAAACTGATTTTTCTGGTCTACTCCATCTGATGAAATTTTACAAGAGTCGAAGGTTTGATACTGACATTGGACTGCCAAA GCCAAACGATTTTCATGACTTTGCCGAGTATTTTGTTCTTGAG GCTATTCCACATGCTGTTGCTATGGTTAGAGCTGCTGACAAGAAAAGCCCAAGAGAGGCTATCGAGTTTGTTTTACAGCTATTGAAG TACAATGACAACAATGGGAACCCTTACTCAGATGTATTCTGGCTTGCTGCATTAGTCCAGTCAGTTGGTGAGCTTGAGTTTGGGCAACAG AGTATTCTCTTACTGTCATCACTCCTCAAACGCATTGACCGGCTTCTACAATTTGATAG TCTCATGCCAAGCTACAATGGAATCTTGACTATCAGTTGTATCCGGACATTGACCCAGATTGCATTAAAGCTTTCAGGGTTCATTCCTCTT GATCGAGTTTATGGACTTGTAAAGCCTTTTCGGGACATAAAGGCATTGTGGCAAGTTCGAATTGAAGCAAGTAGAGCACTCCTTGATCTTGAATTCCACTGCAAGGGCATGGATTCAGCTTtgcttttatttatcaaatacatAGAGGAGGAGCATTCCTTAAGAG TTAAAACTAGCCACCCATGTTATGAGGCTATGTCAGATGAGAGATGGATTGAATTCAAATGA